One stretch of Leadbetterella byssophila DSM 17132 DNA includes these proteins:
- a CDS encoding cell division protein FtsQ/DivIB, whose amino-acid sequence MKNWKSILYTIGGGCLAALAVFLMFSSAKADEKRMCEGVIVRIKDEDKQLLVKQADVLQWATREGTFPLKGMPLSRIKLKTVEQRVESSGIIKECQAYVNLNGYIILDVVVYKPMARILGNARFPDRYMDETGHFFPVSKNYTPTVLLLSGPYFEQIKGLKSEENKDLLELIQTVANDEFWSAQITRMHVDKHKEIQLEPLLGEHLIEFGKPQKIRTKLEKLMVFYTKILPQDAWSKFTEVSVKYDGQIVCR is encoded by the coding sequence ATGAAGAACTGGAAATCCATACTGTACACCATTGGGGGAGGCTGCCTTGCGGCCTTGGCCGTATTCCTTATGTTTTCATCTGCCAAAGCAGACGAGAAACGTATGTGTGAAGGAGTAATAGTAAGGATTAAGGACGAGGACAAACAATTACTCGTAAAACAAGCAGATGTTCTGCAATGGGCTACCAGAGAAGGGACTTTCCCTTTAAAAGGAATGCCTTTGTCTAGAATAAAATTGAAAACAGTAGAACAAAGGGTAGAAAGTAGCGGCATCATCAAAGAATGTCAGGCCTACGTCAACTTAAACGGATACATCATTTTAGATGTGGTAGTGTACAAACCCATGGCTAGGATTTTGGGTAACGCAAGATTTCCCGATAGATACATGGATGAAACCGGACATTTTTTCCCCGTTTCAAAGAACTACACTCCTACTGTTTTGCTGTTAAGCGGCCCCTATTTTGAACAAATCAAAGGACTTAAATCAGAAGAAAATAAAGATCTATTAGAACTGATCCAAACCGTAGCTAATGACGAATTTTGGAGTGCTCAAATCACCAGAATGCATGTGGATAAGCACAAAGAAATCCAACTAGAACCTCTGCTAGGAGAACATCTGATAGAATTTGGTAAACCACAAAAGATCCGAACAAAATTGGAAAAACTAATGGTGTTTTATACCAAGATTCTACCGCAAGATGCCTGGAGCAAATTTACGGAGGTAAGCGTAAAGTATGACGGACAGATCGTGTGCAGATAG
- a CDS encoding GNAT family N-acetyltransferase: MKIFLSENNVDYNTYTFSYALYALKESQDEISELYDKGFLPYTGNPDMEKEVYYFARSLRVNLEKFDDTSENRRVNRMVEPLGIEVSVTPKASFPTESPEFLNFCENYINERIGEDHMSMERWKYILSRETGSHLFEFRTPEKVVGYVLAALNEDMVHYWFAFFDTEYMRTHSLGKWMMWRVIRWAKDNGLKHAYLGTAYKPAALYKIRDHKGLEFWDGTKWNEDVKILKEWCQTDLEPKSADRFKLIENPDEYLEKL, translated from the coding sequence ATGAAAATCTTCCTCTCTGAAAATAACGTAGACTACAACACCTACACTTTTAGCTATGCACTTTACGCTTTGAAAGAAAGCCAGGATGAGATTAGCGAGCTATACGATAAAGGTTTTCTTCCATATACCGGAAATCCAGACATGGAGAAAGAGGTGTACTATTTTGCCAGATCTCTACGCGTGAATCTGGAAAAATTTGACGATACATCAGAGAACAGAAGAGTCAATAGAATGGTAGAACCATTAGGAATCGAAGTAAGCGTGACCCCGAAGGCTTCTTTTCCTACAGAAAGTCCTGAATTCCTCAACTTCTGTGAAAACTACATCAATGAACGCATAGGTGAAGATCACATGAGTATGGAAAGATGGAAATACATCTTAAGCAGAGAAACCGGATCTCACCTCTTTGAATTCAGAACCCCTGAAAAAGTGGTGGGATATGTATTAGCCGCTCTAAACGAAGACATGGTACATTATTGGTTTGCCTTTTTTGATACCGAATATATGCGAACCCATTCTTTAGGAAAATGGATGATGTGGAGGGTCATCCGTTGGGCCAAAGACAATGGTCTTAAGCATGCGTATTTGGGAACGGCCTACAAACCTGCCGCCCTATATAAGATTAGAGACCATAAAGGACTTGAGTTTTGGGATGGCACAAAGTGGAATGAGGATGTCAAAATACTCAAAGAATGGTGCCAAACGGATCTTGAACCGAAAAGTGCAGACCGCTTTAAGCTCATTGAAAATCCAGACGAGTATTTAGAGAAACTATGA
- the murG gene encoding undecaprenyldiphospho-muramoylpentapeptide beta-N-acetylglucosaminyltransferase translates to MKVIISGGGTGGHIYPAVAIANELKRQKPEVDILFVGALGKMEMEKVPREGYEIVGLPIAGFNRSNLLANVGFPFKLIKSLWKSYSIIKNFKPDVAVGVGGFASGPTLKMSNYLGVKTLIQEQNSYAGVTNKILAQKAQKVCVAYPNMENFFPKEKIVFTGNPVRNDLLLSGVSKEASRSHFGLDPHKPTLLVIGGSLGALSINKAMSQGLNTLRGAGIQVIWQTGKSYFPEAQALQQEGVFISDFIYEMDKAYAAANLVVSRAGALAVSELALVGKATILVPFPFAAEDHQTKNAKSLSDQNAAILIPDNKVSDQLISEVLTLAKDQTKIAALETAIKTFARPKAAEDIVHEILKLI, encoded by the coding sequence ATGAAAGTAATCATCTCAGGAGGAGGAACAGGAGGGCACATCTATCCAGCAGTAGCCATTGCCAATGAACTCAAGCGCCAAAAGCCTGAGGTGGATATTCTTTTTGTAGGTGCACTAGGCAAAATGGAGATGGAAAAAGTGCCTAGAGAAGGTTACGAGATTGTAGGGCTACCAATTGCCGGCTTCAATAGATCCAATCTTTTAGCTAATGTAGGATTTCCCTTCAAACTCATCAAAAGCCTTTGGAAATCATACAGCATCATCAAAAACTTTAAACCGGATGTAGCCGTAGGTGTGGGAGGTTTCGCTTCCGGTCCTACACTTAAGATGAGTAATTATCTGGGAGTTAAAACCTTGATTCAAGAACAAAATTCCTATGCTGGGGTAACCAACAAGATTTTGGCCCAAAAAGCCCAAAAGGTATGTGTAGCCTACCCTAACATGGAGAACTTCTTCCCCAAAGAGAAAATCGTATTTACGGGAAATCCCGTACGTAATGATCTTCTTCTTTCTGGAGTATCCAAAGAAGCCTCAAGGTCACATTTTGGCCTAGATCCGCATAAACCTACCCTGCTTGTGATAGGAGGAAGCCTGGGAGCATTGAGCATCAACAAAGCCATGTCTCAAGGCTTAAATACCTTAAGAGGAGCAGGAATACAAGTGATTTGGCAAACCGGAAAAAGCTACTTCCCGGAAGCACAAGCGCTTCAACAGGAAGGCGTTTTTATCTCCGACTTCATTTATGAAATGGATAAAGCCTACGCAGCCGCTAATCTTGTAGTATCCCGCGCAGGTGCACTGGCAGTAAGCGAATTAGCCCTGGTAGGAAAAGCAACTATTCTAGTACCTTTCCCCTTTGCAGCAGAAGATCATCAGACGAAAAATGCAAAGAGCCTAAGCGACCAAAATGCGGCCATTCTTATACCGGATAATAAAGTATCTGACCAACTGATATCAGAAGTTCTTACATTAGCTAAAGATCAAACAAAAATTGCAGCCTTAGAAACTGCTATTAAGACATTTGCCCGACCAAAAGCCGCAGAAGACATCGTTCACGAAATCCTAAAATTGATATGA